The following coding sequences are from one Biomphalaria glabrata chromosome 8, xgBioGlab47.1, whole genome shotgun sequence window:
- the LOC106054877 gene encoding magnesium transporter NIPA2-like isoform X2, whose product MTETQFGQGWRNLTSLASPDNSNVTESHLNFTFETSTYNVSFNVTNGTTTAMSSSEKDVQDFIIGLCLAIGSAMLTGGSFVFKKLGLLRYEKKEASRAGQGGLGYLKEWMWWGGLVLMATGEISNFAAYIFAPATLVTPLGALSVIVSAALSDRVLKEKLNILGKVGCVICVLGSTVMVIHSPKEQEVHSVNDLMLKIKEPAFIVYAAILLIIALVSIFYFAPRYGQKNVLVYITICSTLGCFTVMGSKGVGTAINATIRGDNEFTNWMTYVLLAVVIVCILLELNFLNRALASFNTAVVTPILYVIFTSFVITGSAILFKEFEKMPALDIVGNLCGFLVIIAGIFLLNAFKDMKISWRNLPKANKGSDLPETDSMSSTGVTNVSFVDVQEIEDSLSRKLSSDSITRRMSDKSDYNENGLARDRYTYHGGSPNQDIC is encoded by the exons ATGACAGAAACACAGTTTGGACAAGGGTGGAGAAACCTGACTAGCCTGGCGTCACCTGACAACTCGAATGTG ACTGAAAGCCACCTTAACTTTACGTTCGAGACCTCCACCTACAACGTCTCCTTTAATGTTACTAATGGGACCACGACAGCAATGTCCTCAAGTGAAAAGGACGTTCAGGATTTCATTATTGGTCTCTGTCTCGCCATCGGGTCAGCCATGTTGACCGGAGGAAGCTTCGTCTTTAAGAAGTTGGGACTGTTAAGATATGAAAAGAAAGAGGCGTCAAGGGCAG GTCAAGGTGGTCTGGGCTACTTAAAAGAATGGATGTGGTGGGGCGGATTGGTACTTA TGGCTACTGGAGAGATTTCTAACTTTGCAGCCTACATTTTTGCCCCTGCCACTCTCGTCACACCCCTGGGAGCCTTAAGTGTTATAGTCAG TGCCGCACTGTCTGACCGCGTGTTGAAAGAGAAGCTAAATATACTGGGCAAAGTGGGCTGTGTGATCTGTGTCCTAGGCTCCACTGTGATGGTCATCCACTCTCCCAAGGAACAAGAGGTGCACAGTGTCAACGATTTGATGTTAAAGATAAAAGAACCTG CCTTCATTGTCTACGCAGCTATTCTTCTTATTATCGCCCTTGTATCCATTTTCTACTTTGCTCCACGCTACGGCCAGAAGAATGTTCTCGTGTACATTACTATCTGCTCCACTTTAGGGTGCTTTACCGTCATGGGCAGTAAAGGTGTTGGAACAGCGATCAACGCCACGATTCGTGGTGACAACGAGTTCACCAACTGGATGACCTACGTCCTTCTGGCCGTCGTGATCGTCTGCATACTTCTGGAGTTGAACTTTTTAAACAGGGCGCTGGCCTCGTTCAACACCGCCGTGGTCACCCCCATTCTCTACGTCATCTTCACTTCGTTCGTCATCACTGGCTCCGCCATTCTGTTTAAAGAGTTCGAAAAGATGCCCGCTCTGGACATTGTTGGAAACTTGTGTGGCTTTTTGGTGATCATCGCTGGGATCTTCCTTCTGAACGCCTTCAAGGACATGAAAATTTCCTGGAGGAACTTGCCTAAGGCCAACAAGGGATCGGATCTTCCGGAAACTGATTCGATGAGCAGTACCGGCGTCACCAACGTCTCCTTTGTGGATGTTCAGGAGATTGAGGATAGTCTGTCCCGAAAGCTGTCCAGCGATTCCATCACCAGGAGAATGTCAGACAAGTCTGACTACAACGAGAACGGGCTGGCTAGAGACAGGTACACGTATCACGGCGGCAGTCCGAACCAGGACATTTGCTAA
- the LOC106054877 gene encoding magnesium transporter NIPA2-like isoform X1: MTETQFGQGWRNLTSLASPDNSNVTESHLNFTFIFPSQTESHLNFTFETSTYNVSFNVTNGTTTAMSSSEKDVQDFIIGLCLAIGSAMLTGGSFVFKKLGLLRYEKKEASRAGQGGLGYLKEWMWWGGLVLMATGEISNFAAYIFAPATLVTPLGALSVIVSAALSDRVLKEKLNILGKVGCVICVLGSTVMVIHSPKEQEVHSVNDLMLKIKEPAFIVYAAILLIIALVSIFYFAPRYGQKNVLVYITICSTLGCFTVMGSKGVGTAINATIRGDNEFTNWMTYVLLAVVIVCILLELNFLNRALASFNTAVVTPILYVIFTSFVITGSAILFKEFEKMPALDIVGNLCGFLVIIAGIFLLNAFKDMKISWRNLPKANKGSDLPETDSMSSTGVTNVSFVDVQEIEDSLSRKLSSDSITRRMSDKSDYNENGLARDRYTYHGGSPNQDIC, from the exons ATGACAGAAACACAGTTTGGACAAGGGTGGAGAAACCTGACTAGCCTGGCGTCACCTGACAACTCGAATGTG ACTGAAAGCCACcttaactttacttttatatttccTTCACAGACTGAAAGCCACCTTAACTTTACGTTCGAGACCTCCACCTACAACGTCTCCTTTAATGTTACTAATGGGACCACGACAGCAATGTCCTCAAGTGAAAAGGACGTTCAGGATTTCATTATTGGTCTCTGTCTCGCCATCGGGTCAGCCATGTTGACCGGAGGAAGCTTCGTCTTTAAGAAGTTGGGACTGTTAAGATATGAAAAGAAAGAGGCGTCAAGGGCAG GTCAAGGTGGTCTGGGCTACTTAAAAGAATGGATGTGGTGGGGCGGATTGGTACTTA TGGCTACTGGAGAGATTTCTAACTTTGCAGCCTACATTTTTGCCCCTGCCACTCTCGTCACACCCCTGGGAGCCTTAAGTGTTATAGTCAG TGCCGCACTGTCTGACCGCGTGTTGAAAGAGAAGCTAAATATACTGGGCAAAGTGGGCTGTGTGATCTGTGTCCTAGGCTCCACTGTGATGGTCATCCACTCTCCCAAGGAACAAGAGGTGCACAGTGTCAACGATTTGATGTTAAAGATAAAAGAACCTG CCTTCATTGTCTACGCAGCTATTCTTCTTATTATCGCCCTTGTATCCATTTTCTACTTTGCTCCACGCTACGGCCAGAAGAATGTTCTCGTGTACATTACTATCTGCTCCACTTTAGGGTGCTTTACCGTCATGGGCAGTAAAGGTGTTGGAACAGCGATCAACGCCACGATTCGTGGTGACAACGAGTTCACCAACTGGATGACCTACGTCCTTCTGGCCGTCGTGATCGTCTGCATACTTCTGGAGTTGAACTTTTTAAACAGGGCGCTGGCCTCGTTCAACACCGCCGTGGTCACCCCCATTCTCTACGTCATCTTCACTTCGTTCGTCATCACTGGCTCCGCCATTCTGTTTAAAGAGTTCGAAAAGATGCCCGCTCTGGACATTGTTGGAAACTTGTGTGGCTTTTTGGTGATCATCGCTGGGATCTTCCTTCTGAACGCCTTCAAGGACATGAAAATTTCCTGGAGGAACTTGCCTAAGGCCAACAAGGGATCGGATCTTCCGGAAACTGATTCGATGAGCAGTACCGGCGTCACCAACGTCTCCTTTGTGGATGTTCAGGAGATTGAGGATAGTCTGTCCCGAAAGCTGTCCAGCGATTCCATCACCAGGAGAATGTCAGACAAGTCTGACTACAACGAGAACGGGCTGGCTAGAGACAGGTACACGTATCACGGCGGCAGTCCGAACCAGGACATTTGCTAA